One stretch of Streptomyces sp. R21 DNA includes these proteins:
- a CDS encoding isocitrate lyase/phosphoenolpyruvate mutase family protein yields MSDQADKAELLRSLHVPGAPLVLSNAWDVGSARAVVDAGFPVVATASNPSPPGAAPDDLRAVVAEVGAPVSAGLALKRRSLDELRAIGLARVSVGPQLYRSALDHLCTLISGLSSRHEREEPDGPPLLPPVVTVT; encoded by the coding sequence GTGTCCGATCAGGCCGACAAGGCCGAGCTGCTTCGTTCCCTGCACGTCCCGGGCGCTCCGCTGGTGCTGTCGAACGCCTGGGACGTGGGCAGCGCCCGCGCCGTCGTCGACGCGGGCTTCCCGGTGGTCGCGACCGCGAGCAACCCTTCTCCACCCGGAGCCGCGCCGGACGACCTCCGGGCCGTCGTCGCCGAGGTCGGCGCACCGGTGAGCGCCGGTCTTGCGCTGAAACGCCGGTCGCTGGACGAGCTTCGTGCCATCGGCCTGGCCCGGGTCTCCGTGGGACCCCAGCTGTACCGCAGCGCACTCGACCACCTGTGCACCCTGATCTCCGGCCTCTCGTCGAGGCACGAGCGTGAAGAACCGGACGGACCGCCCCTCTTGCCGCCCGTGGTCACAGTCACTTGA
- a CDS encoding nitrate- and nitrite sensing domain-containing protein has protein sequence MAVVIAVPICLLLAVAGLAVQGRAEAFGDARTTRAEVGLSLRVQALVHQLQRERGLTNGLLGGEKGFRPALSATRKRVDTALLGMRSEGAVDGVIRRHLGRLTGIRAAADRGTADRAATLTFYTTAVDALNGVDPVAETATRADRQLGDGLAALRELAAAKESVALERGLLNGVFAEGVFHGREYLAFTEVRATRVAALARFRQVATAPQRAALSHAFKTADAQRATGYEDQAENAADGSALRVDAGTWWNAMTVLVDDLYAVQQSVGDDVRDRSDRLSHDAETGLVAYLVAGTLVAALVAGLAAFASRSLTRPLGALAEAAHDVARHRLPATVARIQQSPPDQVELLLTGDAPRASEVRSLGGTAEITEVAASLHQVERTALRLAAQQAGLRRNTTESLANLGRRNQNLVRRQLGLITRLERQELDPDALAGLFELDHLATRMRRNAENLLVLAGQNPPRPTTAPADGLEVVQSAVAEVEQYRRVLIATVQPVRVRGHAVADVAHLLAELIENGLTFSPPTEPVEVHGWYDAEDDTYCFAVVDHGVGMTETDKERAHARFCDSGDEALLAAPTRFLGHLVVGRLAQRLGEGAQVHLFDTTGGGLSALLALPGRLLAPAKAPSPPPAPARPAVASLLNGFRAGVARAEAHTTQGASS, from the coding sequence GTGGCGGTGGTCATCGCGGTCCCGATCTGCCTGTTGCTGGCGGTGGCAGGTCTTGCCGTGCAGGGCCGCGCCGAGGCGTTCGGCGACGCCCGGACGACCCGCGCCGAGGTCGGCCTCAGCCTGCGGGTCCAGGCCCTGGTGCATCAGCTGCAACGCGAACGCGGCCTGACCAACGGCCTGTTGGGCGGCGAGAAGGGGTTCCGGCCTGCGCTGTCCGCTACCCGCAAGCGCGTTGACACGGCGCTGCTCGGAATGCGCAGCGAGGGCGCCGTCGACGGTGTCATCCGGCGCCACCTGGGGCGCCTCACCGGCATCCGCGCCGCTGCCGACAGGGGCACCGCAGACCGGGCTGCGACCCTCACCTTCTACACCACCGCCGTCGACGCCCTCAACGGCGTCGACCCGGTGGCGGAGACCGCGACGCGCGCCGACCGTCAACTGGGCGACGGGCTCGCCGCGTTGAGGGAGCTGGCTGCGGCCAAGGAATCCGTCGCGCTCGAACGCGGCCTTCTCAACGGCGTGTTCGCCGAAGGCGTCTTCCACGGCCGCGAGTACCTCGCCTTCACCGAGGTACGTGCCACCCGCGTCGCCGCCCTGGCCCGCTTTCGGCAGGTCGCCACCGCACCCCAGCGCGCGGCCCTGTCGCACGCCTTCAAAACCGCCGACGCCCAACGCGCCACCGGTTACGAGGATCAGGCGGAGAACGCCGCCGACGGGTCCGCACTGCGCGTGGACGCCGGCACCTGGTGGAACGCGATGACCGTGCTCGTCGACGATCTGTACGCCGTCCAGCAGTCGGTCGGTGACGATGTGCGGGACCGGTCCGACCGGCTCAGCCACGACGCCGAGACGGGCCTGGTCGCCTATCTCGTCGCGGGAACGCTCGTGGCCGCCCTCGTCGCGGGCCTCGCCGCCTTCGCCTCCCGTTCCCTCACCCGCCCGCTCGGCGCGCTCGCCGAGGCCGCCCACGACGTGGCACGGCACCGGCTGCCCGCAACCGTCGCCCGTATCCAGCAGTCCCCACCGGACCAGGTGGAACTCCTCCTCACCGGGGACGCCCCGCGGGCCTCCGAGGTGCGGTCGCTGGGCGGCACGGCGGAGATCACCGAGGTCGCAGCTTCCCTGCACCAGGTGGAGCGCACCGCCCTCCGCCTCGCGGCCCAGCAGGCCGGCCTGCGCCGCAACACCACCGAATCGCTCGCCAATCTCGGCCGCCGCAACCAGAACCTCGTACGGCGTCAGCTCGGGCTCATCACCCGTCTGGAACGGCAGGAACTCGACCCGGACGCCCTCGCCGGGCTCTTCGAGCTCGACCACCTCGCCACCCGCATGCGGCGCAACGCCGAAAACCTGCTGGTCCTTGCCGGGCAGAACCCACCGCGGCCCACCACAGCACCGGCCGACGGCCTGGAAGTCGTCCAGTCCGCCGTCGCCGAGGTGGAGCAGTACCGGCGGGTGCTGATCGCGACCGTCCAGCCGGTGCGGGTACGCGGTCACGCCGTCGCCGATGTCGCCCACCTCCTCGCCGAACTCATCGAGAACGGGCTGACCTTCTCGCCGCCGACCGAACCGGTCGAGGTGCACGGCTGGTACGACGCCGAGGACGACACGTACTGCTTCGCCGTCGTCGACCACGGCGTCGGCATGACCGAGACCGACAAGGAACGTGCCCACGCCCGCTTCTGCGACTCCGGGGACGAGGCCCTCCTCGCCGCGCCCACCCGGTTCCTCGGCCACCTCGTCGTCGGCCGACTCGCCCAGCGCCTCGGCGAAGGCGCCCAGGTCCACCTGTTCGACACCACCGGCGGCGGTCTGTCCGCACTCCTCGCCCTCCCCGGACGCCTGCTCGCCCCCGCCAAGGCCCCCTCACCCCCGCCCGCGCCCGCGCGGCCGGCCGTCGCCTCCCTGCTCAACGGCTTCCGAGCCGGTGTCGCCCGTGCCGAAGCCCACACCACTCAAGGAGCGTCATCGTGA
- a CDS encoding SDR family NAD(P)-dependent oxidoreductase, with amino-acid sequence MSGLLLEDKNAVIYGGGGAIGGAIARVFAREGARVFIAGRTQSKLDVVARDIAATGGKVETAQVDVFDQQAVEKHADEIAATAGGIDIALNAVSVMHDQGTLLADLSLEEFMRPIDGFLRTLFITSKAVARHMGRERPGVILNLSEPGSKLAVGGILGHSVSAAGKEAFTRVLAAELAPSNIRVIGIRPHAVVDAPAAGSYTKDLFKPLAATAGQSVQELLEGGGMVDGTLLKRLPTLSEVAETAAFLASDRVGAMTGTIANLSAGALVD; translated from the coding sequence ATGAGTGGATTGCTGCTTGAAGACAAGAACGCTGTGATCTATGGAGGCGGGGGCGCCATCGGCGGCGCGATCGCGCGGGTCTTCGCCCGGGAAGGCGCGAGGGTCTTCATTGCCGGGCGAACGCAGTCGAAGCTCGACGTCGTGGCGCGCGATATCGCCGCCACGGGCGGGAAAGTCGAGACCGCGCAGGTTGACGTGTTCGACCAACAGGCGGTCGAAAAGCACGCCGATGAGATCGCGGCGACGGCCGGCGGCATCGACATCGCCCTCAACGCCGTGAGTGTCATGCACGACCAGGGGACTTTGCTGGCGGACCTCTCGCTGGAAGAATTCATGCGGCCGATCGACGGCTTTCTGCGGACGCTGTTCATCACAAGCAAGGCTGTGGCACGGCACATGGGTCGCGAGCGCCCCGGCGTCATCCTGAATCTGTCCGAGCCGGGTTCCAAACTGGCCGTGGGCGGCATCCTGGGGCACAGCGTGAGTGCGGCCGGCAAGGAGGCCTTCACGCGGGTTCTGGCCGCGGAGCTGGCACCCAGCAACATCCGGGTGATCGGAATCCGACCGCACGCTGTCGTCGATGCGCCGGCGGCGGGTTCGTACACCAAGGACCTCTTCAAGCCGCTCGCGGCGACGGCCGGGCAGTCGGTGCAGGAACTGCTCGAAGGCGGAGGGATGGTGGACGGGACGCTTCTGAAGAGGCTGCCGACGCTCTCCGAGGTCGCGGAGACGGCCGCGTTCCTGGCCTCGGACCGAGTCGGGGCCATGACCGGCACCATCGCCAATCTGTCCGCCGGCGCGCTCGTCGACTGA